The stretch of DNA AATTTCCAATATAAGCacttagattttattgaaattatttaggttatttttcatAGTCTATATTCCATTCAATTGTGGAATATTCTTGTTTAAGGTAAAGGTTTTTGTAACCCATTGGTTCATAATAAATGGCCAGTTTTCCTCATTCCTgatgttgctgactattgttctctgagaaATTCCACTTGATCAAGCGTTTTCTAACATCCACGCTACAAGTTAAGTAATAAGTATGCaggattcatgctgatattgacAAGCACCAATATTGGTATTGGCCAACATGCAAGGGGCCAATATTGGTATTGTACTGAAAGTGataaagttgtatcgggacaccctAAAGATACCACGAAGCACTCGAATAGCCTCAATGCTTGAACATAATAAAGGGAAGTCAATACGATAAGTAAGAGACTATAGACATTACTGTGATGTTTCATTTACATGTGTTAAGTCCTCCACTCTTAGATGCCACTAATGTGTCTGAGCTTTTACACTGTGTTGGACATTCCATCCaaactttaacttttttaatTCTGTGAGGGATTTACAACCCGGCCCATGAACACAAGGCAGTCCGTGCGGTGCTCGTAGATCAGGAAGAGGAAGGGATGGTCCACAGTGAAGCGAATCTGGGAGGAGAGGGGCATGAAGCCCATCTGAGTCAGAGCAGCTGCTTCTGTGCCCTCCTCGTTCACTGTGATGATTCCTTGATGCTTCAGCTGCAGAAAGAAACCAGCACAGCCTTTAAACAATGTCACTGTTCCTTACATTTCAACATAAATTAATCCTACAGCCTCACTCACCCAGTTCATGGCAACCTTGTCTGAGGTCATTCCAGTAAAATCTCCACTCTCCTGGAAAATGTCAGTGAGGCCCATCTCCTTCATGTTTTCAATCAAGTCATAGTTTTGCTCAAGTTTAAATCGTGGTAGCACAATCTCACGAGTCCTGATTGGAATCAGAAAGCATTGCATtacaagctgggtttccattacaaaataaaagcgatatttctaattTTCGACAAAGTATAtttgcgctttgaatgtgttccCACTAaaagttgttttgggcaggagcctcgtaactcctgtgaaatttcatcccgcgagacttcgttgcagaaagacggatgctcaaaacctccttataacactctgtattcttTTGTTGATTCACGTCTAGTGCggcagtaataattttcaaGTATAATGCGTAGAAAGGTCTCTGTCtccttctgtttacacgtaccgggtcatgttttctctgaagtgaaatggtcatgtgaccatattCCTGACGTCCTGTGACctggtacgtcacgttctgtgacatagcgcttttgtgacacatttcactattgaaacgtctgaaatacctcctcatgaaagcgtcaaaactttttagcaatatttgagtgctttttcaaaattcaggtgtttccattaccagttttcatgtgctatttagattttatgcatttccaagggtaatgtatggtggctgggaagtgtcaggtgaatgcatttacagaaactaacacgaatgcaaacaggtcacaacacgaatgcaaacaggtcacaacacgaatgcaaacaggtcacaacacgaatgcaaaccggccacaacggaagtgtttccgacagaccggtattacagtcggacagtcggacgggtattatgatatcatggcctgatatgaaaaatataagagcatcctaatcaactttcacttactttcatacgcgtttcgatgtcttcttcttgttcttctctgttctggtgggttaaaaacatccgccagaaacgtgtccgtctgtaataccggaaacacttccgttgtggccattttgcatttgtgttgtgacctgtttgcatttgtgttcatttctttaaatgcattcacctgacacttcctgGCCACCGGGTTttcgcaacggaagtgtttccgatggaccggtattacagacggacacgtttctggcggatgtttttaacccaccagaacagttaagaacaagaagaagacatcgaaacgcgtatgaaagtaagtgaaatttgattaggatactcttatatttttcatatcaggccaTCACATCATAATATCCGCCCGactgtccgactgtaataccggtccgtcagaaacacttccgttgtggccggtttgcattcgtgttgtgacctgtttgcatttgtgttagtttctgtaaatgcattcacctgacacttcccagccaccgtagtaatggaaacacaactACAGATAAACACTAAAAAAGAGCTTTCACAAAAAAGGTCAGCTGACCTGTTAGTCATATTTTTGAGCCACTTGTCAACAACCGTGGGTGAGATCTCCTGTTCCAATGTCCTCATGCCGGTGATCTTTCTTGGCAAGGCAATGAGCATGCTAATGTTTCCTGTGTAAGGAAGCTGAGAAGAAGAAACGTCATGTTAAAGAATTACTTGTTCCTGGATGTGTGTGCTTCCCAGATGTTGATATGACACCCACCTGGAGGACATCACAGTCGAGCTCATGGTCAGCAGCAGCTAGGTAGTTCCCCTTGTTGGTCATCATTGGCACACGAACGTTTGTCTTTTCATTGACTCTGAAGTTGCGATAATGAGTCATTTCTTTAGGGAACTTTTGTTCCCACGTGCCTGTTTACAGCAGATAAAGACAGCAAAGTGTTGTCAGGATCTCTTTCAAATGCTTCGCATGATTTTCACTCACCTTTGAAGTACAGGTAGTTAAGGAGCATCAACACCATTTGTGGATCTACGGCGTTAAGCGGTTCCTTTATCAGTCCCTTGGTTAGCTTTTGTATACGGCGGTTTGCCTTGTTAATGAAGGCGGGATCGCTGAAGTCCACCGACTGTGGCTCTGCAAAGTAAAAGGCCTTCGTCTCTGCACGGAAGGAGTCTTTCACAGAGACATCTTTTTTTACGTAGACATCATTCACCGAGCGCAGCGTGTAACCAAAGTTCCTTCTGAAAAGCCTGTGTGTCAACTTCCTGAACAGTTTGTGTACTGTTGTGTTGTCATAGTGATTGCTAGCATTGACGAACTCAGCAAAACCCAGAGCTTTGTATATCTGATCGTGAGTTCCAGATCCCGCACCTAAAGACATCATCCCCATGGCGATGGAGATCCCAGCAGGAGCAAGCAGGATGTTGTCGGTCTGGTTGACGTCATTTCTAAGACTCCGATAGAGGTTAAAACCAAAATGGGCATTCACGGTGTTTAGACGCTGGAGACGGGAGCGCCCGTGGAAAAGTCGTAGAAGTCTTGCACGTCGGGTTTTGGGGTCAGACGGTTCGGCAAAGATGTCGATATCTGGGGCCGGTGTGGCAATATCGTCGATCTCATCCCCTTCACTGGAAAACAGACAAGATGGTAATGACAGAAGATGCTCTAAAGGAAAAATCAAATTATCTGTCCTGACGTTAAGCTTCTTAGATATTCTGTTGTGTGAAGTCCTGTTCTATCTTCTCAACATTGCATCCAACTCAAAGCTGCTTAACCACATAACTTCACTTTTAAAGTGTACCTGTATGTCATCCACAAGTTGTTCTCATACACTACTGAAGCCGGTGTAGCCCCAAAAAACACTGCCAAAGTGACGTTTCAGGTGATTTTACAAATCCAAAGTTAGTGACAAAACACTGACAGACGTAATGTGGCTTTCCATGGAAACGACAGACTACGGCCGAACTTGGAGTGACGCAATATCACGGTGAATAGCagaactaaaatgtgtttcttgtctggcgaagaaacgcacaaaatc from Gouania willdenowi chromosome 9, fGouWil2.1, whole genome shotgun sequence encodes:
- the serpind1 gene encoding heparin cofactor 2, which translates into the protein MWIVTAIALSCLLASPTLAGIKDIGSHFTEPKPNPRGFVQDDTVNANTVPLEFHKDNTVTSDLVFDGFEDEDYIDFDKILAVGNDDYVEGDEIDDIATPAPDIDIFAEPSDPKTRRARLLRLFHGRSRLQRLNTVNAHFGFNLYRSLRNDVNQTDNILLAPAGISIAMGMMSLGAGSGTHDQIYKALGFAEFVNASNHYDNTTVHKLFRKLTHRLFRRNFGYTLRSVNDVYVKKDVSVKDSFRAETKAFYFAEPQSVDFSDPAFINKANRRIQKLTKGLIKEPLNAVDPQMVLMLLNYLYFKGTWEQKFPKEMTHYRNFRVNEKTNVRVPMMTNKGNYLAAADHELDCDVLQLPYTGNISMLIALPRKITGMRTLEQEISPTVVDKWLKNMTNRTREIVLPRFKLEQNYDLIENMKEMGLTDIFQESGDFTGMTSDKVAMNWLKHQGIITVNEEGTEAAALTQMGFMPLSSQIRFTVDHPFLFLIYEHRTDCLVFMGRVVNPSQN